One Flavobacteriales bacterium DNA segment encodes these proteins:
- a CDS encoding GWxTD domain-containing protein, with translation MQKLLLFLCLIPSLVFSQKARPEAYLDHKQFESPDGKILLEVYLQFNISTFRLLRNEAGLFYGKIELTEIVKRGEEIIDFRKVTLDSPLMVDSLINDFSDQHRFSLDPGYYNLEFEIRDVLNDSSEIVRSHLPVELKKPSQVISISDIQQLEGYTKAETQGPLTKGGYDLIPFVSNYYSPDIEKLAYYFEIYRSEQLGNGEMFLLKQYIREKNNGEPVDQMAKISRQNVKPVVPVLSVFDIKNLPTGSYELVVELRNKANELLAEKSFEFIRTNVEREFKPEDILKVNLAATFVEKISNNDSINEFISCLRPIAMPNEIGMIDTIVNSQDMNLKKQFFYYFWANRDPLGTEMTWIKYKQTVDYVNRIFGTKIKRGYQTDRGYVFLKYGAPNWVTDRPNEPSSYPYQIWQYKKVGKFNNKRFIFYLPDLVTNDYVMLHSDVPGEVRNYRWEQMLNNRNSPNINIDEGNGGNNQHWGGNSGEFYKNPR, from the coding sequence ATGCAAAAGTTATTGCTTTTTTTATGCCTCATTCCCTCGCTGGTCTTTTCTCAGAAAGCGCGACCGGAGGCTTACCTCGACCATAAGCAGTTTGAGTCGCCCGATGGAAAAATTTTGTTGGAGGTTTATCTTCAGTTTAATATTTCCACTTTCCGTTTATTACGGAATGAAGCCGGATTGTTTTACGGAAAAATTGAGTTGACAGAAATCGTAAAGCGTGGCGAAGAAATTATCGATTTTAGAAAAGTGACACTGGATAGTCCGCTGATGGTCGATTCCCTCATTAACGATTTTTCCGATCAGCATCGTTTTTCATTGGATCCCGGTTATTATAATCTCGAGTTTGAAATCAGAGATGTGCTAAACGACAGCAGTGAAATTGTCCGGTCTCATTTACCGGTCGAATTAAAAAAACCGTCGCAGGTAATTAGCATTTCCGACATTCAGCAATTGGAAGGATATACCAAAGCAGAAACACAGGGACCGCTCACCAAAGGTGGTTATGATTTAATTCCTTTTGTATCGAATTATTACTCGCCCGATATTGAGAAGCTGGCCTATTATTTCGAAATCTACCGCAGTGAGCAATTGGGTAACGGAGAAATGTTTTTACTAAAACAATATATCCGCGAAAAAAACAATGGAGAACCGGTGGATCAAATGGCTAAAATTTCCCGGCAGAATGTAAAACCTGTTGTTCCGGTGTTAAGTGTTTTCGATATTAAAAATTTACCCACTGGTTCGTATGAATTGGTGGTGGAACTCCGCAACAAAGCGAATGAATTACTGGCAGAAAAATCCTTTGAATTTATTCGTACCAATGTTGAAAGGGAGTTTAAACCGGAAGATATTTTAAAAGTAAATCTGGCAGCCACATTTGTGGAAAAAATCAGCAATAACGATTCCATTAACGAATTTATTTCCTGCTTGCGTCCCATTGCCATGCCCAACGAAATCGGGATGATTGATACGATTGTTAATTCGCAGGACATGAACCTGAAGAAACAATTTTTCTATTACTTCTGGGCAAATCGCGATCCCTTGGGTACGGAGATGACCTGGATTAAATATAAGCAGACGGTCGATTATGTCAACCGCATCTTCGGTACAAAAATTAAACGCGGATACCAAACCGATCGTGGTTATGTATTTTTAAAATACGGAGCACCGAATTGGGTGACGGATCGTCCGAATGAACCTTCTTCTTATCCCTATCAAATTTGGCAGTACAAAAAAGTGGGTAAATTCAATAACAAACGATTTATTTTCTATTTGCCCGACTTGGTAACCAATGATTATGTGATGTTGCATTCGGATGTCCCCGGTGAAGTACGAAACTACCGTTGGGAACAAATGCTCAATAACCGAAATAGTCCGAATATAAACATCGATGAAGGTAATGGCGGAAACAACCAGCATTGGGGTGGTAACTCCGGTGAGTTTTATAAGAATCCCCGCTGA
- a CDS encoding FKBP-type peptidyl-prolyl cis-trans isomerase yields the protein MKIYVSVFISLLLAACAGEISGVEEVEKDSAMVDVDSLDDVEIPEIDSLIIEKELLDTLAFSKPVEKNLVSPHGVQIEILSRDPNGVSLKKGDVVRIKYQGKLPDGKIFDSSDMIGMPLPYYIGVNMSVKGWDDALPLLQSGDKVRMKVPSSMAYGKKGYGKLIPPNTDLLFEMEILNIVQPEISESGLKFYKTVEKGGALIKEGNTVTLHFYGWLEKTGKLFDASYRSGNPHEFILGNGRSLPCWDEALKKMRLGEKAIIVSPSALAYGEKGIPELVPPNSTLIYSLEVVGVK from the coding sequence ATGAAGATTTATGTAAGTGTGTTTATATCCCTCTTATTAGCAGCCTGCGCAGGAGAAATTTCGGGGGTTGAAGAGGTGGAGAAGGATTCTGCAATGGTTGATGTTGACTCATTGGACGATGTGGAAATTCCTGAAATAGATTCATTGATTATTGAAAAAGAATTGCTGGATACTTTAGCCTTTTCTAAGCCGGTGGAAAAAAATCTGGTATCACCGCATGGTGTGCAAATTGAAATTTTGAGTCGCGATCCGAATGGCGTTTCATTGAAAAAAGGTGATGTTGTTCGCATAAAATACCAGGGCAAATTACCCGATGGTAAAATCTTCGATTCTTCAGATATGATCGGAATGCCCCTTCCTTATTATATCGGCGTAAATATGTCGGTAAAAGGTTGGGATGATGCATTGCCTTTGCTACAAAGTGGAGATAAAGTGAGAATGAAAGTTCCCAGTTCCATGGCTTATGGAAAAAAAGGATATGGTAAATTGATTCCACCGAATACCGATCTGCTTTTTGAAATGGAAATTTTAAATATCGTTCAGCCTGAAATCTCTGAGAGTGGATTAAAATTTTACAAGACAGTTGAAAAGGGTGGTGCGCTCATTAAGGAGGGAAATACAGTTACGCTTCATTTCTATGGCTGGCTCGAAAAAACCGGTAAACTTTTCGACGCGAGTTATAGAAGTGGCAATCCCCATGAATTTATATTAGGCAATGGCCGATCGCTTCCTTGCTGGGATGAGGCATTAAAGAAAATGCGCTTAGGTGAGAAGGCAATTATTGTTAGTCCTTCCGCTTTGGCCTATGGTGAAAAGGGCATTCCTGAACTCGTTCCGCCTAATTCTACCTTGATTTATTCATTGGAAGTTGTAGGCGTAAAATAA
- a CDS encoding FKBP-type peptidyl-prolyl cis-trans isomerase produces MAKNNRVFFVAFVFLLLSCGEEEKQTVKDIDYADIKEDMIDVNRGWTEEENQMIENYVRRRNWKMVKTGTGIRYWVYERKDTLSDPANEGDEVFINYQIRLLEGDSLCYDSEGEPESFIVAMDHVENGLHEVVTYMRKGDKAKVILPYNRAFGLVGDMDQIPPQATLVYDMEITEIKKAKK; encoded by the coding sequence ATGGCGAAAAATAATCGTGTTTTTTTTGTGGCTTTTGTTTTTTTATTGCTTTCCTGCGGAGAGGAAGAAAAGCAAACGGTAAAGGATATTGACTATGCCGATATTAAGGAGGACATGATTGATGTGAACCGGGGTTGGACAGAAGAGGAAAACCAGATGATTGAGAATTATGTCCGCCGTCGCAATTGGAAAATGGTAAAAACCGGAACAGGAATTCGCTATTGGGTTTATGAACGAAAAGACACCTTAAGTGATCCAGCCAATGAAGGTGATGAAGTATTTATTAATTATCAAATCCGATTACTGGAAGGTGATTCCTTGTGCTACGATTCAGAAGGAGAACCTGAAAGCTTTATTGTAGCCATGGATCATGTAGAAAATGGTCTTCACGAAGTGGTAACCTATATGCGTAAAGGCGATAAAGCCAAAGTGATTTTGCCCTATAACCGAGCATTTGGACTGGTCGGCGATATGGATCAGATTCCTCCTCAGGCTACCTTAGTGTACGATATGGAAATTACAGAAATAAAAAAGGCGAAGAAATGA
- a CDS encoding bifunctional oligoribonuclease/PAP phosphatase NrnA, with product MKIPVQEIIHHLGEAQNIIITAHKNPDGDALGSTLGLYHALQNAGKNCTVVLPDGFPSFIAWMPSADKILLFDSMKEKVVEQFKKADLVFCLDYNSLDRTGELSAVIQDCPAPRILIDHHPFPSDEFNVLYSDTFPSSTSEMVVEMLLAVQWGQMIDEKSATCLYTGIVTDTGSFRFSCTSSRTHEIAGQLIQRGAANAHIHDLLFDTQSESRLKLLGYALSEKMIVNHALKTAYIVLTQAELKRFHYRKGDTEGMVNYGLAIQGIKVAAIFVEHEELIKISLRSKGKVPVNELSRNYFSGGGHTNAAGGKWEGDLESLLKKWNEVLPPFINEHGEK from the coding sequence ATGAAAATACCAGTTCAGGAAATCATTCATCACCTGGGTGAAGCCCAAAACATTATAATTACTGCACATAAAAATCCCGATGGCGATGCTTTAGGATCTACACTTGGATTGTACCATGCGTTGCAAAATGCAGGAAAAAACTGCACCGTTGTTTTACCGGATGGGTTCCCTTCATTTATTGCATGGATGCCTTCTGCCGATAAAATTTTGCTCTTTGATTCGATGAAAGAAAAGGTGGTGGAGCAATTTAAGAAGGCTGACCTTGTATTTTGTTTGGACTATAACAGTCTGGATCGTACCGGAGAATTAAGTGCGGTTATTCAGGATTGTCCCGCTCCGAGAATACTTATCGATCATCATCCTTTTCCTTCCGACGAATTTAATGTGCTATACTCCGATACATTTCCCAGTTCAACCTCGGAAATGGTGGTAGAAATGTTGTTGGCGGTTCAGTGGGGACAAATGATTGATGAGAAATCGGCGACTTGTTTATATACCGGTATTGTAACCGATACGGGTTCTTTCCGTTTTTCTTGTACATCTTCGAGAACACACGAGATTGCCGGTCAACTAATACAACGTGGAGCAGCAAATGCCCATATTCACGATTTGTTGTTCGATACGCAGTCGGAATCGAGATTGAAATTGCTTGGTTATGCTTTGTCGGAAAAAATGATTGTAAATCACGCCTTAAAAACAGCGTATATCGTTTTAACGCAAGCCGAACTAAAACGCTTTCATTACCGTAAAGGGGATACGGAGGGAATGGTGAATTATGGATTGGCTATTCAGGGAATAAAAGTGGCAGCGATTTTTGTAGAACATGAAGAGTTGATTAAAATTTCACTGAGAAGCAAGGGCAAGGTTCCTGTGAATGAATTGTCGAGAAATTATTTTTCGGGCGGAGGTCACACCAATGCCGCCGGAGGAAAATGGGAAGGGGATTTGGAATCGTTATTAAAAAAATGGAATGAAGTTTTACCACCATTTATCAATGAACATGGCGAAAAATAA
- a CDS encoding nucleoside-diphosphate kinase, with protein MATNRTFTMIKPDGVAANNTGKILDHIVSNGFRLIAMRYTRLTREQAMKFYEVHKERPFYGELVDYMSSGPIVAAILEKDNAVADFRKLIGATDPSQAEEGTIRKLYAESKAKNAVHGSDSNENAEIEGNFFFSGFDRH; from the coding sequence ATGGCCACTAACAGAACATTTACCATGATTAAGCCGGACGGCGTTGCAGCCAATAACACCGGTAAAATTCTCGATCACATTGTTTCCAACGGTTTCCGTCTGATCGCTATGCGTTATACCCGCCTGACCCGCGAACAGGCAATGAAATTTTATGAAGTTCACAAAGAACGCCCATTTTATGGCGAACTGGTTGATTATATGAGCTCTGGACCAATTGTAGCTGCTATCCTTGAAAAGGATAATGCCGTGGCGGATTTCCGCAAATTGATCGGTGCTACTGACCCTAGCCAGGCAGAAGAAGGAACCATCCGTAAACTGTATGCTGAATCTAAGGCCAAAAATGCGGTTCATGGTTCAGATAGTAATGAAAATGCTGAAATCGAAGGAAACTTTTTCTTCTCAGGATTCGACCGTCACTAA
- a CDS encoding DUF721 domain-containing protein: protein MSKRNSNQTTLKEAIDRLLQAYKLKGKMQELDIVSSWEQIMGRTIAKRTKDLYIKDKVLVVKLDSSVLREELQMGKSKIIELINQHAGEEVVNEIILK from the coding sequence ATGAGTAAACGCAATTCGAACCAAACGACCTTAAAAGAAGCTATAGATCGATTACTTCAGGCCTATAAATTGAAGGGTAAAATGCAGGAATTGGATATCGTTAGTTCCTGGGAGCAAATTATGGGAAGAACCATAGCAAAGCGGACCAAAGATCTTTACATTAAAGATAAAGTGTTGGTTGTAAAATTAGATTCCAGCGTGCTTCGGGAAGAGCTTCAAATGGGGAAATCAAAAATTATTGAATTGATCAATCAGCACGCCGGTGAGGAAGTGGTGAATGAAATCATTTTAAAATAA
- the recF gene encoding DNA replication and repair protein RecF (All proteins in this family for which functions are known are DNA-binding proteins that assist the filamentation of RecA onto DNA for the initiation of recombination or recombinational repair.) produces the protein MILERLYLLQFKNIREMSLEMAPKANCFLGENGEGKTNILDAIHYLSFTKSYFNQIDNQNINHNEDYFVVQGWYQLNGEGLEIYCGLKRGQKKNFKKNKKEYERLADHIGILPLVMVSPSDADLINEGSEVRRKFIDSIISQYDKVYLERLIDYNKVLLQRNALLKRFAETRSYSADLLDVWDIKLSELGRWIYEKRKQFLSEFIVLFNRYFALLSGGKEEVGIDYKSDLAEHDFYALLKSNLHKDRSAEYTTAGIHKDDLIFMMNDHPVKKFGSQGQQKSYLIALKLAQYKHISTLKQTLPILLLDDIFDKLDVKRVAGLMKIVTSEDFGQLFITDTDPEKLPALLEELGVTFKTYFIKEGGLA, from the coding sequence ATGATTCTCGAAAGGCTATACCTTCTTCAGTTTAAAAATATCCGGGAAATGAGCCTTGAAATGGCCCCGAAAGCCAATTGTTTTCTGGGCGAAAACGGGGAGGGGAAAACCAATATACTGGATGCCATTCACTACCTTTCTTTTACTAAAAGCTATTTTAATCAGATTGATAATCAGAATATTAATCATAATGAGGACTATTTTGTGGTCCAGGGTTGGTACCAGTTAAACGGCGAGGGATTAGAGATTTATTGTGGCTTAAAACGAGGTCAGAAAAAGAACTTTAAGAAAAATAAGAAGGAATACGAGCGCCTGGCGGACCATATTGGTATTTTGCCCCTGGTGATGGTATCGCCTTCGGATGCGGATTTAATTAATGAGGGGAGCGAGGTGAGGAGGAAGTTTATTGATTCCATCATTTCTCAATACGATAAGGTTTACCTGGAACGATTAATCGATTATAATAAGGTCCTTTTACAACGCAACGCATTACTGAAACGATTTGCAGAAACCCGTTCTTATTCGGCCGATCTATTGGATGTTTGGGACATTAAACTCTCTGAACTTGGGCGATGGATTTATGAAAAGCGGAAACAGTTTTTGTCGGAATTTATCGTCCTGTTTAATCGTTATTTCGCATTACTTTCAGGTGGTAAGGAAGAAGTTGGAATTGATTATAAATCTGATTTGGCAGAACACGATTTTTATGCCTTGTTAAAATCGAATCTGCATAAAGACCGCTCCGCCGAATACACTACGGCTGGAATTCATAAGGATGATCTGATCTTTATGATGAATGATCACCCGGTGAAAAAATTCGGATCTCAGGGTCAACAAAAAAGTTATCTCATTGCTTTAAAACTTGCTCAGTACAAGCATATCTCCACGCTTAAGCAAACGCTTCCGATTTTACTCCTCGATGATATTTTCGATAAGCTGGATGTAAAGCGGGTTGCAGGATTAATGAAAATAGTGACTTCCGAAGATTTCGGTCAACTTTTTATCACCGATACCGACCCCGAAAAACTCCCTGCCTTGTTGGAAGAATTGGGTGTAACGTTCAAGACCTATTTTATAAAAGAAGGGGGACTGGCATGA
- a CDS encoding tetratricopeptide repeat protein, with the protein MSTEETSVPAQNPMGKFENYFRENQKSLMIIGGVAIALILGFIAYLKLYKQPKEAEAKDIMWKAQYYFEVDSFNLAINGYNDPKTGESYPGFLQIAEEYSGTQAGNLANFYLGICYLNTGQFDLAITALEEVELDDQIAAPLAKGALGDAYLEKGDVETAISKYEDAANANANLFTTPMFLKKAALLYEEKGDNAKALEYYERIFNDFEDSDEGRDIEKYIARTKNRAGSAE; encoded by the coding sequence ATGTCAACAGAAGAAACCTCAGTACCTGCACAAAACCCGATGGGTAAATTTGAAAACTACTTCCGCGAGAATCAGAAAAGTCTGATGATTATCGGAGGTGTGGCCATCGCTTTGATTTTAGGTTTTATTGCTTATCTGAAACTTTATAAACAGCCCAAAGAAGCTGAAGCCAAAGATATCATGTGGAAAGCCCAATATTATTTTGAGGTGGATTCCTTTAATCTTGCAATCAATGGATACAATGATCCAAAAACAGGCGAGTCCTATCCCGGATTTTTACAGATTGCAGAGGAATACAGCGGGACACAAGCTGGAAATCTTGCGAATTTCTATTTGGGAATTTGCTATTTAAATACGGGTCAATTCGACCTAGCTATTACCGCATTGGAAGAAGTTGAGTTGGACGATCAAATTGCTGCTCCACTTGCTAAGGGTGCGCTTGGTGATGCCTATCTGGAAAAAGGTGATGTTGAAACAGCAATCAGTAAATATGAAGATGCGGCCAACGCCAATGCTAATTTGTTCACTACACCTATGTTCTTAAAAAAGGCAGCTTTGCTTTATGAAGAAAAAGGTGATAATGCAAAAGCACTTGAATACTACGAGCGAATTTTCAACGATTTCGAAGATTCCGACGAAGGACGTGATATTGAAAAATATATCGCCCGCACAAAAAACCGTGCTGGATCTGCAGAATAA
- the ribH gene encoding 6,7-dimethyl-8-ribityllumazine synthase, giving the protein MATAAKDLSDYDHSKVPDGSGMKIAIALAEWNWEITSALFSGARETLLKHGVKDENIITEVCPGAFELPLTAQLLIEKHQPDAVITIGCVIQGETRHFDFVCNGVTQGVMDLGLKTGTPVIFCVLTDNTRQQSLDRAGGKHGNKGVESAVAALQMAEIRRQLKS; this is encoded by the coding sequence ATGGCTACCGCAGCTAAAGACCTTTCCGATTACGATCATTCTAAAGTTCCTGATGGTTCAGGAATGAAAATAGCTATTGCGCTGGCCGAATGGAATTGGGAAATTACTTCCGCTTTATTTTCAGGTGCAAGGGAAACCTTATTAAAACACGGTGTGAAGGATGAAAACATCATCACCGAGGTTTGTCCCGGTGCATTTGAATTGCCCTTAACCGCTCAACTTCTGATCGAAAAACATCAACCAGATGCAGTAATAACCATTGGTTGCGTGATTCAGGGAGAAACCCGTCATTTTGATTTTGTTTGTAATGGTGTCACCCAAGGGGTGATGGACTTGGGCCTTAAAACCGGAACACCTGTTATTTTTTGTGTGTTAACGGATAATACCCGACAACAAAGTCTGGACCGTGCCGGTGGAAAACATGGCAATAAAGGGGTAGAAAGTGCTGTTGCTGCTTTGCAAATGGCTGAAATTCGCCGTCAATTAAAATCCTGA
- a CDS encoding DUF1987 domain-containing protein — translation MDLIRIPATDTTPFVLLDPSNQRIEMVGRSIPEDAAAFYFPILDWLDKYIANSPGKTHFEFYLEYINSISQKMLIDIFLRAAKLRESGKEIEIVWNYDEEDEEIYDEGMMFKQKLNLPVTFKSR, via the coding sequence ATGGATTTAATTCGCATACCGGCTACAGATACCACTCCATTCGTATTGCTCGACCCCAGCAATCAACGTATTGAAATGGTGGGACGTTCCATTCCGGAGGATGCGGCTGCGTTTTATTTTCCAATTCTGGATTGGCTCGATAAATACATTGCGAATAGTCCGGGCAAAACGCATTTCGAATTTTATCTCGAATACATCAATTCCATTTCTCAAAAAATGCTCATCGATATTTTTTTACGTGCAGCAAAACTGAGAGAAAGCGGAAAAGAAATTGAAATCGTATGGAATTACGATGAAGAGGATGAAGAAATCTACGACGAAGGAATGATGTTTAAGCAAAAATTAAATTTGCCGGTTACATTTAAATCCCGGTAA
- a CDS encoding universal stress protein translates to MSTIVCPIDFQDASLYSVRIAAAIAEKTNAEILFLHAQNEPENQMRERLEAGMARVGFTMEKLSSRPFSFVDSRKGLIQSIKEIGQSKDIGLIIMITNGISDLKELYGGTHTENVAGKTPYPVLSVPHDFEGKDFKQILFATDYESSAMADTESLLLFAQVFGSKLHVIHISDEENPASQSLFESFKNGISSKFGAGTVDVRRVIGTDKESLLLNEAVELDVDLISLHKNQFNVADGSKTDLFVRMAQFPVLILKS, encoded by the coding sequence ATGAGTACAATTGTTTGTCCGATTGATTTTCAGGATGCTTCCCTTTATTCGGTTCGCATTGCTGCTGCAATTGCAGAAAAAACCAATGCCGAAATTCTATTTTTGCATGCCCAAAATGAACCGGAGAATCAAATGCGCGAGCGATTGGAAGCGGGAATGGCAAGGGTTGGATTTACCATGGAAAAATTAAGTTCCAGACCATTTTCATTTGTAGATTCCCGTAAAGGATTAATTCAATCGATTAAGGAAATAGGACAGAGTAAGGACATCGGTTTAATCATTATGATTACCAATGGAATTTCGGATTTAAAAGAATTGTATGGTGGAACTCATACAGAAAATGTAGCCGGAAAAACGCCATATCCCGTTCTTTCTGTTCCCCATGATTTTGAAGGCAAGGATTTCAAGCAAATTTTATTTGCAACTGATTATGAATCGTCGGCCATGGCAGACACAGAATCATTGTTACTTTTTGCTCAGGTGTTTGGAAGTAAACTGCACGTGATTCACATTAGTGATGAAGAAAATCCCGCATCGCAATCCTTATTCGAATCGTTCAAAAATGGAATTTCATCTAAGTTCGGAGCAGGAACGGTGGATGTTCGCCGCGTAATTGGTACTGATAAGGAAAGTTTGTTGTTGAATGAAGCTGTTGAATTAGATGTAGACCTGATTTCGCTTCATAAAAATCAGTTCAATGTGGCGGATGGATCGAAAACGGACTTGTTCGTACGCATGGCCCAGTTTCCGGTGTTGATTTTGAAATCCTGA